Proteins co-encoded in one Eremothecium sinecaudum strain ATCC 58844 chromosome VI, complete sequence genomic window:
- the MED11 gene encoding Med11p (Syntenic homolog of Ashbya gossypii AEL309W; Syntenic homolog of Saccharomyces cerevisiae YMR112C (MED11)), which translates to MPQPEFVKERLRALDKIDRDLSSILHYAQQSISTLMELKRGLNLRPQFQQHVREYYKTLEGSTVALRNEIKLLDDAVGTQLLPINISKKAVGQDQEMMLEQFSKLEKHLG; encoded by the coding sequence ATGCCCCAGCCGGAGTTTGTTAAAGAACGTTTGCGTGCTTTGGATAAGATTGATCGAGACTTAAGCTCAATACTACACTATGCACAACAAAGCATTTCCACTCTAATGGAACTGAAGAGAGGCCTAAACTTAAGACCACAGTTCCAGCAGCATGTTCGTGAATACTATAAAACCTTAGAAGGTAGTACGGTAGCATTAAGGAACGAAATTAAGTTACTTGATGATGCAGTTGGTACTCAATTACTGCCTATAAATATAAGCAAAAAGGCTGTTGGTCAGGACCAGGAAATGATGCTAGAGCAGTTCAGCAAGTTGGAAAAACATCTTGGATGA
- a CDS encoding bifunctional folylpolyglutamate synthase/dihydrofolate synthase (Syntenic homolog of Ashbya gossypii AEL310C; Syntenic homolog of Saccharomyces cerevisiae YMR113W (FOL3) and YKL132C (RMA1)), translating into MTATTIEFTLNGIRNLLNAVGNPQHGLRVLHVTGTNGKGSVCSYLSSILMMDRNLRIGKFNSPYLVHARDAITINNIPISEDSYSSIKTEFLKYNKGIGCSDFEIDTCIALKYFQQKKCNWCILEVGIGGLVDATNAVDGKGKVCGFTSISLDHQKYLGDDVLSIAQHKAGILTPGAAFAAVDGSNGPEVIKAIKDASELVGAELKVASVDNISGMIATDTWGAIPSNLTPLLGNYQRNNLSVALAMVDYIAKAGELDITRDQLLEGIQNTKWAARLQKVDLCYSQGKKVQVLMDGAHNANAAEQLGRFLDEEYRTAPDEPLCFLLGLSEGKDAALLFKPIVHENDTVIVTKFTETDANSWAKAASIEAVSKQLESITKNIVPVEVAWDAVELAAEKYATDKKLVICGSLYLCGEILKYHEQNSN; encoded by the coding sequence ATGACAGCAACGACAATTGAATTCACATTAAATGGCATCCGGAATCTTCTTAATGCTGTCGGAAATCCTCAACATGGATTGAGGGTATTACATGTTACCGGTACTAATGGTAAGGGCTCTGTATGCTCTTACCTATCGTCAATTTTGATGATGGATAGGAACCTGAGGATAGGAAAATTTAATTCTCCCTATTTGGTGCATGCTCGGGATGCTATCACAATCAATAACATTCCCATTTCTGAAGATAGTTATTCATCAATCAAGACTGAGTTCCTAAAGTATAACAAAGGTATCGGCTGTTCCGACTTTGAGATTGACACATGCATCGCGCTTAAATACTTCCAACAGAAAAAATGCAACTGGTGCATTTTAGAGGTTGGCATTGGCGGCCTAGTTGATGCGACGAACGCTGTAGATGGAAAGGGTAAAGTATGTGGATTCACCAGTATTTCACTTGATCACCAAAAGTACTTGGGCGATGACGTTTTGTCAATTGCGCAACACAAAGCAGGCATTCTGACTCCTGGAGCTGCATTTGCGGCTGTTGATGGTAGTAATGGTCCTGAAGTAATTAAGGCGATTAAAGACGCTAGTGAGCTTGTTGGGGCGGAGTTAAAGGTGGCGTCGGTTGACAACATTTCTGGCATGATTGCGACGGACACATGGGGCGCTATTCCCAGCAATCTTACGCCTTTACTTGGTAACTACCAGCGCAATAATTTAAGCGTTGCACTTGCAATGGTAGACTATATCGCTAAGGCTGGTGAGCTAGACATTACGCGCGACCAGCTTTTGGAGGGCATTCAAAACACTAAATGGGCTGCGAGATTGCAAAAAGTAGATTTATGCTACAGTCAGGGTAAAAAAGTCCAAGTACTGATGGATGGTGCCCACAATGCGAACGCTGCCGAGCAGCTAGGCCGATTCCTTGACGAAGAGTATAGAACAGCTCCCGATGAGCCGCTATGTTTTCTTTTAGGTCTGTCTGAAGGAAAGGATGCAGCATTATTATTCAAACCCATTGTACATGAAAATGATACTGTAATTGTGACAAAGTTTACAGAAACAGATGCCAATTCCTGGGCAAAGGCGGCTAGTATTGAAGCAGTCTCAAAGCAACTTGAAAGCATTACCAAAAATATAGTACCTGTTGAAGTTGCTTGGGATGCAGTTGAACTCGCAGCTGAAAAATATGCAACAGATAAGAAGTTAGTCATTTGCGGGTCGTTATATCTATGTGGCGAAATTCTCAAATACCATGAACAAAACTCCAACTAA
- the EUC1 gene encoding Euc1p (Syntenic homolog of Ashbya gossypii AEL308W; Syntenic homolog of Saccharomyces cerevisiae YMR111C), which produces MYGVREDAPDVQQRYDGSQSYNRVLPEIGTADDSNNYKDHLQELILDQITKVQERQEQLDSKIDRLAKEQEEFYLSEYKKMDQGFKEVSKCLKEVNVMKEVFKEIVGVMTGDRVRFIDHSNENCVQEDTTGINQSDLLVDNMRREMQRRQTDWIRDRIALETRTNHRVKSEFENDRMVQQMYLQPEREGAGASEDSLARVPPEDFPTYRMNRAIRSVTDLAREYFEGLRGKPSVMSLERRFGSTWRNSSKERTFFHKRMCIINKINDVKDNPTKFSLPAGMTRKMAIKVVENMRLGNNSFKGKRCCLTLSQLYVYLSKKMDTPSDYSLELKHVGKTTRELITQARIRSLEGSNRESGNQTSYTGASETPVNRDTGASVSEEPPAILSYTYAPTNDNGIDSDSNEDDETDDESNSANVACY; this is translated from the coding sequence ATGTATGGGGTTCGGGAGGATGCGCCAGATGTTCAGCAGAGATATGATGGATCACAGTCATATAATCGTGTTCTTCCTGAAATCGGTACTGCTGATGACTCCAATAATTACAAGGATCATTTACAAGAGTTAATACTAGACCAAATAACTAAGGTCCAAGAACGACAAGAGCAGCTAGATTCTAAGATTGACCGGTTGGCTAAGGAGCAGGAAGAGTTCTACTTGAGtgaatataaaaaaatGGATCAGGGATTCAAAGAGGTAAGCAAATGCCTGAAAGAGGTGAATGTGATGAAAGAGGTATTTAAGGAGATAGTTGGGGTAATGACGGGTGATCGTGTTAGGTTTATAGATCATTCCAATGAAAACTGTGTGCAGGAGGATACCACAGGTATAAATCAGTCGGACCTTCTTGTTGATAATATGAGGAGAGAAATGCAGAGGAGACAGACTGATTGGATTAGGGATAGGATAGCTCTGGAGACAAGAACGAATCATAGAGTAAAAAGCGAATTTGAGAATGATAGAATGGTGCAGCAGATGTATTTACAGCCTGAGAGGGAAGGGGCGGGAGCGTCTGAAGATTCGTTGGCTAGGGTTCCTCCGGAAGATTTTCCTACTTATCGAATGAACAGGGCTATTCGATCAGTAACGGACCTTGCAAGGGAGTACTTTGAGGGCTTACGGGGTAAGCCTTCCGTAATGTCATTAGAACGAAGATTTGGGTCGACATGGAGGAATTCAAGTAAAGAAAGGACGTTTTTCCATAAGCGAATGTGCATTATTAACAAGATTAACGATGTGAAAGATAATCCCACCAAATTTTCGCTGCCGGCTGGCATGACCAGAAAAATGGCTATTAAGGTTGTAGAGAACATGAGACTTGGTAACAATTCTTTTAAAGGTAAAAGATGTTGTCTAACGCTTTCGCAGCTCTATGTCTATTTGTCGAAGAAAATGGATACTCCGAGCGACTACAGTTTAGAGCTGAAACATGTGGGTAAGACAACCAGAGAACTAATAACACAAGCTCGAATCCGAAGTTTAGAGGGTAGTAATCGAGAAAGTGGTAACCAGACTTCCTATACAGGAGCTTCTGAAACGCCTGTGAATAGAGACACTGGCGCGTCAGTGTCAGAGGAGCCGCCTGCCATATTATCTTATACTTATGCTCCCACTAATGATAATGGGATTGATTCAGATAGcaatgaagatgatgagACCGATGATGAAAGTAACAGTGCTAATGTTGCTTGCTACTAG
- the RCI50 gene encoding Rci50p (Syntenic homolog of Ashbya gossypii AFR197W; Syntenic homolog of Saccharomyces cerevisiae YMR115W (MGR3) and YKL133C) — MMLRSIERFTFSRFVRPKPFQRTRTAKLSTYYRPINNNLPIKKSNKLLITASGLSAIALGLWYFYWPHHKFPSPVAKLLRKALWEESDRKGNDYHSALKYYIDALEKCDELQMEPISDEYTGIQIKIAEMYEKMNMHQEAYTIYLEMLHRYYEALMTEGKITKAMRPHFIQKDLRALIKALEMNQNVAQGKKLLLMHLLLAQEEILLRSPELKKFFARRKEEAATVKDKEQLQQMRYKNFKSHVNGENIKLDENGNMILDLQKDSSAWHPFKEEFFTARDLYTVYCLSTNDLPSALSSKLTTVEWMVMADMPPGQILLSQANLGSLLYLEAERTEAILYKMEEEFKGKEKSNKDIQLLRTLHSKRSALMDMATTSYQSIITFAKKNKKLRFHAKEMMDSSASQAVALSTYGLGVINLHQGQLSVSEKLLLDAIALAKDTDFHDLTKEANQELNKLKRAKEAKAKESNRKGVTDNI, encoded by the coding sequence ATGATGTTGCGATCCATCGAAAGGTTTACTTTTAGTAGGTTTGTAAGACCTAAGCCGTTTCAACGAACTAGAACGGCTAAGCTGAGCACATATTATAGACCTATCAATAACAACCTGCCTATAAAGAAGTCAAATAAATTGCTAATAACAGCCAGTGGTTTATCTGCAATTGCATTAGGGCTATGGTATTTCTATTGGCCTCACCATAAGTTTCCATCACCAGTTGCCAAATTACTTCGTAAAGCTCTTTGGGAAGAAAGTGATAGGAAAGGTAATGACTACCACTCTGCTTTAAAGTATTATATTGATGCACTAGAGAAATGTGATGAACTTCAAATGGAACCAATCTCCGATGAGTACACGGGTATTCAAATTAAGATTGCTGAGATGTATGAGAAAATGAATATGCACCAGGAAGCTTACACAATTTACCTCGAAATGTTGCACCGGTATTACGAGGCCTTGATGACTGAAGGTAAAATTACTAAAGCAATGAGGCCTCATTTTATCCAAAAAGATCTAAGGGCGTTAATTAAAGCTCTTGAAATGAATCAGAATGTAGCTCAGGGGAAGAAACTGTTACTAATGCACTTGTTGCTCGCCCAAGAGGAGATTTTATTGAGGTCTCCAGAGTTAAAGAAGTTCTTCGCTCGAAGAAAGGAGGAGGCAGCTACTGTTAAGGACAAAGAGCAGTTACAGCAAATGCGGTACAAGAACTTTAAATCGCATGTAAATGGGGAAAATATAAAGCTGGATGAGAATGGTAACATGATTTTGGACCTGCAGAAAGACAGTAGTGCATGGCATCCATTTAAAGAAGAATTCTTTACTGCCAGAGACTTGTATACGGTGTATTGTCTATCCACAAACGATCTTCCTTCGGCTTTGAGTTCCAAACTAACTACAGTAGAGTGGATGGTAATGGCAGATATGCCTCCAGGCCAAATTTTACTTTCGCAAGCAAACTTGGGCTCATTGTTATACCTTGAGGCTGAGAGAACAGAGGCTATTCTGTACAAAATGGAAGAGGAATTTAAAGGTAAAGAAAAGTCAAACAAGGATATTCAACTATTAAGAACGCTACACAGTAAACGTAGCGCTTTAATGGACATGGCTACAACCTCTTACCAGAGTATTATTACCTTCGCGAAGAAAAACAAGAAGTTAAGGTTCCATGCCAAAGAAATGATGGATTCCTCCGCATCTCAGGCGGTTGCTTTATCCACATATGGACTAGGAGTTATAAATCTACACCAAGGGCAGCTTTCAGTATCAGAGAAACTTCTTTTGGACGCGATAGCATTAGCTAAAGATACTGATTTCCATGACTTAACGAAGGAAGCAAACCAAGAGTTGAATAAGTTAAAGCGAGCTAAAGAGGCTAAAGCTAAAGAATCAAATCGTAAAGGAGTCACTGATAACATCTAA
- a CDS encoding putative peptide hydrolase (Syntenic homolog of Ashbya gossypii AEL311W; Syntenic homolog of Saccharomyces cerevisiae YMR114C) produces the protein MCGRFALDFNQDDLMAQFEDRRLTVKSQPPRFKPSYNVAPTKSSPVYHSNKVLLMNWGLIPHWTKAITKAQQYKTFNARAETVLTSKMWSKVIKSSRCVVPISGYYEWETKQSKKVPYFVRRKDGNVAFLAGMFDEVKVEGGENILSFTIVTGPAPKALQWLHKRMPVVLEPGSSEWEAWLDDDKQDWDEEYLSRILSPKFDSNIMEHYRVPLEVGKVSQNYKALMEPLNTGIKVFFPEVKKSTEPAIPGIIKVEEEITVKDESPVKNLKKRKIIPHRDIVELLRNSKKKRS, from the coding sequence ATGTGTGGTAGATTTGCACTTGATTTCAACCAAGATGATTTAATGGCCCAGTTCGAAGACCGGCGCCTTACGGTAAAGAGCCAGCCTCCTCGTTTTAAGCCATCATACAATGTTGCTCCAACTAAATCTAGCCCTGTTTATCATTCCAATAAGGTTTTATTGATGAACTGGGGACTTATTCCACATTGGACTAAGGCTATTACCAAAGCACAACAATATAAAACTTTTAATGCAAGAGCTGAGACGGTTTTAACAAGTAAAATGTGGTCTAAGGTAATTAAAAGTTCACGATGTGTTGTTCCAATATCTGGGTATTACGAATGGGAGACGAAGCAATCAAAAAAGGTTCCCTATTTTGTCCGGCGTAAAGATGGCAATGTTGCGTTCCTTGCGGGCATGTTCGATGAGGTTAAAGTAGAAGGCGGAGAAAATATATTAAGCTTTACAATTGTGACTGGACCTGCTCCCAAGGCTCTTCAGTGGCTCCACAAACGTATGCCAGTCGTTTTGGAGCCTGGGTCATCAGAATGGGAAGCATGGCTTGATGATGACAAGCAGGATTGGGACGAGGAATATCTATCCAGAATCCTGAGTCCTAAATTTGATTCTAATATCATGGAACATTATAGGGTTCCATTAGAAGTGGGCAAAGTGTCTCAAAACTACAAGGCTTTGATGGAGCCATTGAATACAGGGATTAAGGTTTTCTTTCCAGAAGTCAAGAAGAGCACAGAACCTGCAATTCCGGGCATAATAAAGGTGGAAGAAGAGATAACAGTGAAAGATGAATCACCAGTAAAAAACCTCAAAAAGCGTAAAATCATCCCTCATAGGGATATTGTTGAACTTCTACGGaattcaaaaaaaaaaaggTCATAA
- the SHE2 gene encoding She2p (Syntenic homolog of Ashbya gossypii AEL307C; Syntenic homolog of Saccharomyces cerevisiae YKL130C (SHE2)) codes for MKNSHSDSQHSELPNHGVKIKPLKLCNNSVPTPDEHIQDYHDTTMPELFITEKILGLTKDVVSKHDAYLDCYIRLLNGYINTQRKAKTLVNERTCLIKYVKKLRFLERYLSSYEPDNSLIGDQLQRLVAQLASFFIRYLEIIDLLNYYLSQALKKEIIAKTLNTDLVLDSTCITIMDKTFLLYVKFVQWFVESCSPVVENDLTIEIIQFTKMCALDEPDEQDSDNILLQEVEFVTSSEEFEKHLVKWCDLLDQQCKEVRAAFDTNIEKFFQLTYKVKNSA; via the coding sequence ATGAAGAACAGCCATAGTGATTCACAGCATTCCGAACTGCCAAACCATGGTGTTAAAATTAAGCCACTGAAATTATGTAACAACAGTGTACCTACACCCGACGAGCATATCCAAGACTATCACGATACTACAATGCCGGAGCTTTTTATTACTGAAAAAATACTTGGGTTAACAAAAGATGTGGTTAGCAAACATGATGCCTATCTTGATTGTTACATTAGGCTCTTGAATGGATATATCAATACTCAGAGAAAAGCTAAAACACTCGTTAATGAAAGGACTTGCCTGATAAAGTACGTGAAGAAGTTACGTTTTTTAGAGCGATATTTATCCAGTTATGAACCGGATAACAGTCTAATTGGTGACCAGTTACAGAGATTGGTGGCCCAATTGGCCTCCTTCTTCATAAGGTATTTGGAAATAATTGATCTCTTGAACTACTATTTATCTCAAGCATTAAAGAAAGAGATCATTGCCAAGACATTGAATACCGATTTGGTACTTGACTCTACTTGCATTACCATAATGGATAAGACTTTTCTGCTATATGTGAAATTTGTCCAATGGTTTGTCGAATCGTGTTCTCCTGTAGTTGAAAATGATCTAACTATTGAGATAATCCAGTTTACCAAGATGTGTGCATTAGACGAACCAGACGAACAAGACTCTGACAACATCCTATTACAAGAGGTGGAATTTGTTACTAGTTCTGAGGAGTTTGAAAAACACCTTGTGAAATGGTGTGATCTATTGGATCAACAATGTAAAGAGGTGCGTGCTGCTTTTGACACTAACATTGAGAAGTTTTTCCAATTGACTTACAAAGTAAAGAATTCTGCGTAA
- the OCT1 gene encoding metalloendopeptidase (Syntenic homolog of Ashbya gossypii AFR198W; Syntenic homolog of Saccharomyces cerevisiae YKL134C (OCT1)) encodes MIATPRLMNQSSITRYRKWYDFTKRLIHRNINKTSQSSLRKVFDDQEYWENANSSTYDYYRAKLKAGSKYLLNTANVPAAETGLFQNSLLTSPIGLQQFTKRSRKEAEDLVNLIRTDMSADGIRNYIVRLDQLSDILCRVIDLCEFIRAAHPDEKFVTTAQECHEQMYEVMNILNTDVFLWKHLKKVLSEGSIRSQLTDEEVRVGIILLEDFEKSGIYMNPEVREQFIQLAQDISIVGQEFNSNTEYNGVSHVKICAEELEASGMNRMLFKDIPKDVYGTKYKVPTTGGVPYVFLRSCPSEAIRKKIWNAMYSCPKKQIKRLEALMTLRKDLAKSMGKKSYAAYQMEGKMAKSPKNVQDFINTLIAYTKPLATEELKPLADMKNEHLCRTSTDVLSTVRPWDRDYYGYLHSMSKRTNISPESPPISSYFSLGVVLEGVSGLLQSIYGIKLVPIVPKTGETWAPDVRKLQVVSETDGVIGVIYCDLFERTGKTPNPAHFTVCCSRHLYLEEKDLSRMQLGRGSDGKLFQMPIISLVCNFTRSNIDGNSVCLLQLSEVETLFHEMGHAIHTMVGRTELQNTSGTRCVTDFVELPSILMEHFAKDSRVLSTISSHYVTGERVPDELLAEYQQEKRFLQHTETFAQIKMASLDQKVHSFEGETADAVKLYHEVEKELQVLADTESNWCGKFGHLFGYGATYYSYLMDRAIAAKIWNYLFENDPFSREGGEKFKNSVLKWGGSRDPWHCIADALDEPRLAEGDQWAMKYIGEVENM; translated from the coding sequence ATGATAGCTACACCGAGATTGATGAATCAATCATCGATTACCCGTTACCGTAAATGGTATGACTTTACCAAGAGGTTAATACACCGTAATATTAATAAAACCTCTCAATCATCTTTAAGAAAGGTTTTTGATGACCAAGAATATTGGGAAAATGCAAATTCTTCAACCTATGACTACTATCGTGCTAAGCTCAAAGCTGGAAGTAAGTATTTACTGAACACCGCTAATGTTCCTGCTGCTGAGACAGGTTTGTTCCAAAATTCGCTTTTAACATCACCAATTGGCCTACAACAGTTCACGAAAAGGTCACGTAAAGAAGCCGAAGACCTTGTGAACCTTATTAGAACTGATATGTCTGCGGATGGTATTAGAAACTATATTGTTAGGCTCGATCAGTTGAGTGACATTTTATGCCGAGTAATAGATCTTTGTGAGTTTATTAGAGCAGCTCATCCCGATGAGAAGTTTGTGACAACTGCTCAAGAGTGTCATGAACAGATGTATGAGGTAATGAATATTTTAAACACGGATGTATTCTTGTGGAAACATCTTAAGAAGGTCCTATCAGAAGGTAGTATTCGATCGCAGCTAACCGATGAGGAGGTGCGTGTGGGTATTATTTTACTCGAAGATTTCGAGAAGTCGGGTATATATATGAATCCTGAGGTTAGAGAGCAATTTATACAATTGGCGCAGGATATTAGCATTGTGGGACAGGAGTTTAATTCCAATACTGAATATAATGGAGTTAGTCATGTGAAGATATGCGCGGAAGAGCTAGAAGCTTCCGGCATGAACCGCATGTTGTTTAAGGATATTCCCAAAGACGTTTATGGAACTAAATATAAAGTTCCAACTACTGGAGGGGTCCCATATGTCTTTTTGAGGTCATGTCCATCAGAGGCCATTAGAAAGAAGATTTGGAATGCAATGTATAGTTGCCCGAAAAAGCAAATAAAACGGTTGGAGGCACTTATGACGTTGAGAAAAGACTTGGCTAAAAGTATGGGCAAGAAGAGTTACGCAGCATATCAAATGGAAGGCAAAATGGCTAAATCACCAAAGAATGTCCAGGACTTTATCAACACTTTAATTGCATACACGAAGCCATTGGCAACTGAGGAACTAAAACCATTGGCCGATATGAAAAACGAACATCTGTGCCGTACCTCAACCGATGTATTAAGTACTGTTCGTCCATGGGATAGAGATTACTATGGCTATCTTCATTCAATGTCAAAACGTACAAATATCAGCCCGGAAAGTCCCCCCATAAGCTCTTACTTTTCTCTTGGCGTGGTGCTTGAAGGAGTCTCAGGCTTGTTGCAAAGCATCTATGGAATCAAACTTGTGCCAATAGTTCCAAAGACGGGAGAAACTTGGGCACCCGACGTTAGGAAACTTCAAGTGGTATCGGAAACCGACGGAGTAATTGGAGTCATATATTGCGATTTGTTCGAACGTACGGGCAAAACCCCAAACCCTGCCCATTTCACGGTGTGCTGTTCCCGTCACCTTTACCTGGAAGAGAAAGATCTATCTAGGATGCAACTTGGGAGAGGATCTGATGGCAAGCTGTTCCAAATGCCCATTATCTCTCTTGTGTGTAACTTCACTCGAAGCAATATCGATGGAAATTCCGTATGTCTATTGCAGTTGAGCGAAGTAGAAACATTGTTCCATGAAATGGGCCATGCCATCCATACAATGGTTGGTAGGACGGAACTACAGAACACCAGTGGGACTAGATGCGTCACGGACTTCGTTGAGCTTCCAAGTATTTTAATGGAGCATTTCGCAAAGGACTCCCGAGTGTTATCAACAATTTCGAGTCATTACGTCACTGGGGAGCGGGTGCCTGACGAACTTCTTGCTGAATATCAACAAGAGAAACGCTTTTTACAACATACGGAAACCTTTGCGCAAATCAAAATGGCTTCCTTAGATCAAAAAGTGCACAGCTTCGAAGGTGAAACGGCTGATGCCGTTAAACTATACCACGAAGTGGAAAAAGAATTGCAAGTATTGGCTGATACTGAGAGTAACTGGTGTGGTAAATTTGGGCATTTATTCGGTTACGGAGCCACTTACTACAGTTATTTAATGGATCGCGCAATTGCAGCTAAAATTTGGAATTACCTCTTCGAAAACGATCCATTCAGCAGAGAAGGAGGTGAAAAGTTCAAAAACAGTGTACTCAAATGGGGCGGTAGCAGAGATCCATGGCATTGTATTGCTGACGCATTGGATGAACCACGCCTAGCTGAAGGAGACCAATGGGCAATGAAGTATATTGGTGAAGTTGAAAACATGTAA
- the ASC1 gene encoding 40S ribosomal protein RACK1 (Syntenic homolog of Ashbya gossypii AFR199C; Syntenic homolog of Saccharomyces cerevisiae YMR116C (ASC1); 1-intron in Ashbya gossypii) — protein MSKKEFLVLRGTLKGHNGWVTSLATSPALPNILLSGSRDKTLITWKLTGDEQQFGVPVRSFKGHSHIVQDCTLTLNGKFALSASWDKTLRLWNVETGDCINRFVGHKSDVMSVSIDTSDTQIVSASRDKTVKVWNTHGDCVVTLLGHNDWVSHARIAPKENADEPPCVITAGMDKVVKVWNLSSFTIEADFIGHNNYVNSVRPSPDGSIFASACKDGQIILWNLNERAAMYTLDAKDEVFAVAFSPNRYWLTAATADGIKIFDLQQRTVVDDLKPEFVGYSKAQEPYAISLVWSADGQTLFAGYTDNVIRAWQVMTAN, from the exons ATGTCTAAGAAGGAGTTTCTAGTTCTAAGAGGTACCTTGAAGGGTCACAATGGGTGGGTTACATCTTTGGCCACTTCCCCAGCTTTACCAAACATCTTGTTGTCTGGTTCACGTGACAAGACCTTGATCACTTGGAAGTTGACTGGTGACGAGCAACAATTCGGTGTTCCAGTTAGATCATTCAAGGGTCACTCTCACATTGTCCAAGACTGTACTTTGACCTTGAACGGTAAGTTCGCTTTGTCTGCTTCTTGGGATAAGACCTTGAGATTGTGGAACGTGGAAACTGGTGACTGTATCAACAGATTTGTCGGTCACAAGTCCGATGTTATGTCTGTTTCTATCGACACTAGTGACACTCAAATTGTTTCTGCTTCTCGTGACAAGACTGTCAAGGTGTGGAACACCCACGGTGACTGTGTTGTTACCTTGTTGGGTCACAACGACTGGGTTTCCCACGCTAGAATTGCTCCAAAGGAAAACGCTGATGAACCACCATGTGTTATCACTGCTGGTATGGACAAGGTTGTTAAG GTCTGGAACTTGAGCTCTTTCACTATCGAGGCTGATTTTATTGGTCACAACAACTACGTTAACAGTGTTAGACCATCTCCAGATGGATCTATCTTCGCTTCCGCTTGTAAGGACGGTCAAATCATCTTGTGGAACTTGAACGAGAGAGCTGCTATGTACACTTTGGACGCTAAGGACGAAGTTTTTGCTGTTGCTTTCTCTCCAAACAGATACTGGTTGACCGCTGCTACTGCTGATGGTATCAAGATCTTCGACTTGCAACAAAGAACTGTTGTCGATGACTTGAAGCCAGAGTTTGTTGGTTACAGCAAGGCTCAAGAGCCATACGCTATCTCTTTGGTCTGGTCCGCTGACGGTCAAACCTTGTTTGCCGGTTACACCGACAACGTTATTAGAGCTTGGCAAGTCATGACCGCTAACTAA